Proteins encoded together in one Diabrotica undecimpunctata isolate CICGRU chromosome 3, icDiaUnde3, whole genome shotgun sequence window:
- the LOC140437883 gene encoding uncharacterized protein has product MRTYKRKNENLRPFTDDVFMQAKHLKERGLSTREIGRTLGYDESTIRKRLKADRSVNFLGRFRPVFTPEQEKQIVDHCKALDLRFYGLTLKSLRFLAYQFAERNGIQHQFSKQSKLAGRDWTRNFMKRNRLSLRTPRKTSVARTMGFNKHQLTQYFQNLKSVLEKYKFPANKIYNMDETGLQTVPNKLPKHVAPTGKKEVAKNVAAEQGRTVTAACSMSATGHYVPPFFIFARKRLNPLLIKDAPTGSVLAVTDSGYMNSVKFLQFLEHFRKYTNPSAESPVLLILDNHISHTTLEAITYAKNNNIHLLSLPPHSSHRTQPLDRNFFRPLKAYYDDLCDNWTTSNPGQVVTEYHVAGLFKQAYEKTATIEKAVNGFKMTGIFPLDENIFTEEDFLPSSVTEQEQEEVDDLDRNNKDTQLRIVFDEDKSQENDKAEELNSKAEEASGEAEERNVENLPDRASISSNRESKPGSSKNEMSTTLPSDIIPLPKLTKKRKRTRKGLKSTLLTSTPHKDDADNELSELSPGEFAIVKVYGKTKDSFRMYVMRITVIVDEGYSGIYYRRAPNTMRFSETETDIIRKLSKPLLGSSARFKDFVSFSTDLSDLMLH; this is encoded by the exons ATGAG GACGTACAAGAGAAAAAATGAGAACCTAAGACCATTTACAGACGATGTTTTTATGCAGGCTAAACATTTAAAGGAAAGGGGTCTATCAACACGAGAAATAGGTAGAACTCTTGGCTATGATGAATCTACCATTCGAAAGAGGCTAAAAGCGGACAGAAGCGTTAATTTCTTGGGTAGATTTCGACCTGTATTTACTCCAGAACAGGAAAAGCAAATAGTGGACCATTGTAAAGCTTTAGACTTACGTTTCTATGGGCTCACCCTAAAATCGCTTCGTTTTCTGGCATATCAGTTTGCAGAACGAAATGGTATTCAGCATCAATTTTCTAAGCAATCAAAACTAGCAGGTAGAGATTGGACTAGAAATTTTATGAAACGAAACCGCCTTTCACTACGTACACCACGAAAAACCAGTGTAGCTAGGACCATGGGGTTCAACAAACATCAATTGacacagtattttcaaaatttaaaatctgtCTTGGAGAAATATAAATTTCCAGCGAATAAAATCTACAACATGGATGAGACTGGTCTACAAACAGTGCCAAATAAATTACCTAAACATGTTGCTCCCACTGGAAAAAAAGAAGTAGCAAAAAATGTAGCTGCAGAGCAAGGAAGAACTGTGACAGCTGCATGTTCTATGAGTGCAACAGGACACTATGTTCCACCATTCTTTATTTTCGCACGCAAAAGACTAAATCCTCTTTTGATAAAGGACGCTCCAACTGGTTCTGTTTTGGCTGTAACTGATTCTGGATACATGAATTCCGTtaagtttcttcaatttttggaGCACTTTCGCAAATATACAAATCCTTCCGCTGAAAGCCCAGTGCTATTAATTTTGGATAACCACATATCCCATACCACTCTAGAAGCCATCACTTACGCAAAAAATAATAACATCCATTTGCTCAGTCTCCCACCTCATAGCAGCCATCGAACTCAACCACTGGACAGAAACTTTTTTAGGCCATTAAAAGCTTACTATGATGATTTGTGTGATAATTGGACCACATCTAATCCCGGTCAAGTAGTCACAGAATACCACGTCGCTGGATTATTTAAGCAGGCCTATGAGAAAACTGCTACTATAGAAAAAGCTGTTAATGGATTTAAAATGACAGGTATTTTCCCTTTAGATGAAAATATCTTtactgaagaagattttttacctTCTTCAGTAACTGAACAAGAGCAAGAAGAAGTAGATGATCTTGACCGAAATAATAAAGATACACAATTAAGAATTGTATTTGACGAAGACAAAAGTCAGGAAAATGACAAAGCAGAAGAACTAAATAGTAAAGCAGAAGAAGCAAGTGGTGAAGCAGAAGAACGAAATGTTGAAAATCTACCAGATAGAGCTAGCATTTCAAGTAACCGGGAATCAAAACCCGGAAGCTCGAAAAATGAAATGTCTACTACGTTACCGTCAGATATCATTCCGTTGCCAAAACTAACAAAAAAGAGAAAACGAACAAGAAAAGGATTGAAATCTACACTTCTGACATCTACTCCACATAAAGA TGATGCTGATAATGAATTATCCGAATTAAGTCCAGGAGAGTTTGCTATAGTAAAAGTTTACGGCAAAACCAAGGACTCATTTCGAATGTATGTTATGCGAATTACTGTAATAGTAGATGAGGGTTACAGTGGTATTTATTATAGAAGGGCACCCAATACAATGCGTTTTTCAGAAACTGAAACAGACATTATAAGGAAACTTTCCAAGCCATTGCTAGGCAGTTCTGCTAGATTTAAGGACTTTGTGAGCTtttcaaccgatttaagtgatttaatGTTGCACTAG